From one Desulfurobacterium thermolithotrophum DSM 11699 genomic stretch:
- a CDS encoding TldD/PmbA family protein, which produces MILDFKELGICGARELKKRGADYGDLFFEKRFTFSAKCEDNRIENVSCGIEIGVGIRYIKNFKTYYGFTNKLTEESIKEVIENLAAASLSEKEVVLDFNVREQRYCQFVNGTDFDVPVEKKIELLLRANEVARSYGDRVKQVTVVLRDSLQEITIVNTNGDIVEDVRPRVVFYTLVVASDGRVLQTGYEPVGHLGDSSLFEEYPPEKVAKLAAERALKMLKAKPAPAGKFTVVISSKAGGTMIHEAVGHGLEADLADQKLSVYSGKVGEQVASELITVIDNGSMPGKYGSSGYDDEGVATQKNVLIENGILKCFMYDLTEAMKSGKFPTGNGRRQSYMHVPIPRMTNTYIAPGETDPEEIIKDTKKGIFVVKMGGGQVNTVNGDFIFEVSEGYLIENGEVTEPIRGVSLIGNGPKVLKEIDAVGNDLGFAIGTCGKDGQGVPVSDGLPTIRIPEITVGGTK; this is translated from the coding sequence ATGATTTTAGACTTCAAGGAACTAGGAATTTGTGGAGCAAGAGAATTAAAAAAAAGAGGTGCAGATTACGGAGATCTCTTTTTCGAAAAGAGATTTACATTTTCAGCCAAATGTGAAGATAATAGAATAGAAAATGTTTCTTGTGGAATAGAAATAGGAGTGGGAATAAGGTATATAAAAAATTTTAAAACTTACTACGGTTTTACAAATAAACTAACTGAAGAATCCATAAAAGAAGTAATAGAAAATCTTGCTGCTGCTTCCCTTTCAGAAAAAGAAGTTGTTCTAGATTTTAATGTAAGAGAGCAACGCTACTGTCAGTTTGTAAACGGCACAGATTTTGATGTTCCTGTGGAAAAGAAAATAGAGTTGCTTTTAAGAGCGAATGAGGTAGCAAGATCTTACGGAGACAGAGTTAAACAGGTTACGGTTGTTTTAAGAGATTCTTTACAAGAAATTACAATAGTAAACACCAATGGAGATATAGTTGAAGACGTAAGACCAAGAGTAGTCTTCTATACTCTTGTGGTTGCTTCTGATGGAAGAGTTTTACAAACAGGCTACGAGCCAGTAGGACACTTAGGAGACTCTTCTCTTTTTGAAGAGTATCCACCTGAAAAGGTAGCTAAGTTAGCTGCAGAAAGAGCTCTTAAAATGCTCAAAGCAAAACCTGCACCGGCTGGTAAGTTTACAGTTGTAATTTCTTCAAAAGCCGGTGGAACAATGATACATGAAGCTGTAGGACATGGTCTTGAAGCTGATCTTGCTGATCAAAAACTTTCTGTTTATTCTGGAAAAGTCGGCGAACAAGTAGCTTCTGAACTTATAACTGTGATTGACAACGGTTCGATGCCAGGAAAGTATGGTTCTTCTGGATATGATGATGAAGGAGTAGCTACTCAAAAGAACGTGCTTATAGAAAATGGAATTCTTAAATGTTTTATGTACGACTTAACAGAAGCTATGAAATCAGGAAAGTTTCCTACAGGTAACGGTAGAAGGCAATCTTACATGCACGTTCCAATTCCAAGAATGACTAATACCTATATAGCTCCAGGGGAAACAGATCCTGAAGAAATAATAAAAGATACTAAAAAAGGAATTTTCGTAGTTAAAATGGGAGGAGGTCAAGTTAACACTGTAAATGGTGATTTTATATTTGAGGTATCTGAAGGTTATCTGATTGAAAATGGTGAAGTTACAGAACCAATAAGGGGAGTTTCACTCATTGGCAATGGTCCAAAAGTTCTAAAGGAAATAGATGCTGTAGGGAATGACCTTGGGTTTGCTATTGGAACGTGTGGAAAAGATGGCCAGGGAGTACCGGTTTCAGATGGACTTCCTACGATTAGAATTCCAGAAATAACTGTGGGGGGAACAAAGTGA
- a CDS encoding PhoH family protein, with protein sequence MIKVTLELSPEDFYTIVGHHEENLRKLAEILNVKLGSRGNEIMISGSMENEKRAEQFFKDLEDLVKSGHKLTKADVDMYMTQLSTGRDSKIKESVEEIVTTYRGKKIVAKTLTQKKYIQAIRENDIVFGVGPAGTGKTYLAVAAAVAHFKKGTVNRLILTRPAVEAGEKLGFLPGTLQEKIDPYLKPLYDALFEMIEPEKVNSFLERNIFEIAPLAYMRGRTLNDAFIILDEAQNTTREQMKMFLTRLGFGSKVVITGDITQIDLPSKERSGLVEALKILKGIKGIEIIKFSREDVVRHRLVQEIIKAYEEYENRNDK encoded by the coding sequence TTGATAAAAGTAACTTTAGAGCTTAGTCCTGAAGACTTTTACACAATAGTTGGCCATCACGAGGAAAACTTAAGAAAACTTGCAGAAATTCTCAATGTAAAGCTTGGTTCTCGCGGCAACGAAATAATGATAAGTGGTAGTATGGAAAACGAAAAAAGAGCAGAACAATTTTTCAAAGATCTCGAAGATTTAGTGAAATCTGGACACAAGCTTACAAAAGCCGATGTTGATATGTACATGACTCAGCTTTCAACCGGAAGAGATTCTAAGATAAAAGAAAGTGTAGAAGAAATAGTTACTACCTATAGAGGAAAAAAGATAGTTGCAAAAACATTAACTCAGAAAAAGTATATTCAGGCAATAAGAGAAAATGACATTGTATTTGGAGTTGGACCTGCAGGAACGGGAAAAACATACTTGGCTGTTGCTGCAGCTGTTGCTCACTTTAAAAAAGGTACTGTGAATAGATTAATCCTTACAAGGCCTGCTGTTGAAGCTGGAGAAAAACTTGGTTTTCTTCCTGGAACTCTACAGGAAAAAATAGATCCATACCTTAAACCACTTTATGATGCTCTTTTTGAAATGATAGAACCAGAAAAAGTGAATTCCTTCTTGGAAAGGAATATTTTTGAAATAGCTCCTCTTGCTTATATGAGAGGAAGAACCTTAAACGATGCATTTATCATTTTAGACGAAGCTCAAAATACTACGAGAGAACAGATGAAAATGTTCTTAACGAGATTAGGTTTTGGTTCTAAAGTTGTAATTACAGGTGACATAACGCAAATCGATCTTCCTTCGAAAGAAAGGTCTGGTCTTGTAGAAGCTCTTAAGATTCTAAAAGGAATAAAAGGTATAGAGATAATTAAATTTTCAAGAGAAGATGTTGTAAGACATAGACTTGTTCAGGAGATAATTAAGGCCTATGAAGAGTATGAAAACAGAAACGATAAGTAA
- a CDS encoding GMP synthase encodes MKLLAVKNIEIEGLGSFKESFERRGIEIQEIEASELEDIKHKDFDILVLLGGPMGAYEEEQYPFLKYEKELIRSFYNSGKKILGICLGAQLIASSFGAKVYKGKFGKEIGWYPIYPQDHLEIIYKDAIDVFHWHGDTFDLPEGAVRMASSVMYKNQAFRIGNQVVGLQFHLELTPEDIKKWIESYKDELKSAGISPEELIANDEKWKRLRLYSDVFVEYFLNL; translated from the coding sequence GTGAAACTTTTAGCAGTAAAGAACATAGAAATTGAAGGTTTAGGAAGTTTTAAAGAAAGTTTTGAAAGAAGAGGTATAGAAATTCAGGAAATAGAAGCTTCTGAGTTAGAGGATATTAAACATAAAGATTTTGACATCCTTGTTCTTCTTGGTGGTCCTATGGGAGCTTATGAAGAGGAACAGTATCCTTTTCTTAAATATGAAAAAGAACTAATAAGGAGCTTTTACAATTCGGGCAAGAAAATATTAGGAATCTGCTTAGGAGCACAATTGATAGCAAGTTCCTTTGGTGCAAAAGTTTACAAAGGGAAGTTTGGAAAGGAAATAGGCTGGTATCCTATATATCCACAAGATCACTTAGAGATAATTTACAAAGATGCAATAGATGTTTTCCATTGGCATGGAGATACTTTTGATCTTCCCGAAGGTGCCGTTAGAATGGCTTCTTCTGTCATGTACAAAAATCAAGCCTTTAGAATAGGTAATCAAGTTGTTGGACTTCAGTTCCACTTAGAATTAACACCTGAAGATATAAAAAAGTGGATAGAATCTTATAAAGATGAGCTTAAATCAGCTGGTATATCTCCAGAAGAACTAATAGCAAATGACGAAAAATGGAAAAGACTAAGACTCTACTCTGATGTTTTTGTTGAATATTTTCTAAATCTATAA
- a CDS encoding DUF2905 domain-containing protein, whose product MEEVGKLLIYAGVFLAIVGVFVIGISKLGSSIPIGKLPGDIYIKRENFVFYFPLGTSILISLIFFFSYFCSISINEEISYENFVITTFSFTSSDKNLFSSNRKNRNYRFEMD is encoded by the coding sequence GTGGAGGAGGTAGGAAAATTATTAATATACGCAGGCGTATTTTTAGCAATTGTAGGAGTTTTTGTAATCGGTATATCAAAATTGGGGAGCTCCATACCTATTGGAAAACTTCCTGGTGATATATACATAAAGAGGGAAAACTTTGTCTTCTATTTTCCCCTTGGAACAAGCATTCTTATTAGTTTGATTTTTTTCTTTTCTTACTTTTGTTCTATTTCTATTAATGAGGAAATAAGTTATGAAAACTTTGTTATTACTACTTTTTCTTTTACTTCTTCCGATAAAAACCTATTCAGCAGTAATAGAAAAAATAGAAATTATCGGTTTGAAATGGACTAA
- a CDS encoding POTRA domain-containing protein has product MKTLLLLLFLLLLPIKTYSAVIEKIEIIGLKWTKEKFVRRELLFKEGDNFSKEKLKNSIRNLLNTHLFYKITPEVKEKDGKVTVVLKTKERFPIVPIPKFRAKTNRAFKTGIEIRDYNFRGMGNHIFLGLTKWFKNEHSERNFYINSMFYRIIKDRIDVGITLNFFNSYNNVFTKDNKVLGNYDLKSFKANVYMIEYLDLEKIRRLMLSFRPEINKYSNWIESTNQYYLSLGFTVDKTTDMVYYTEGSFYSFYIDFAEPNLSTVFTGSLIGTYSNSLKRGNINTLSFGGSVGTKIGYSGNGFLLDSGIPGYVSDKVKGKRFFNFKIFYRLALINKTVFIKPTIAGGDAFSNIPDNFLISPGFEVEAFWARLVDGIIRFKIFKGIGSGSDVQTSLKLGFRW; this is encoded by the coding sequence ATGAAAACTTTGTTATTACTACTTTTTCTTTTACTTCTTCCGATAAAAACCTATTCAGCAGTAATAGAAAAAATAGAAATTATCGGTTTGAAATGGACTAAAGAAAAATTTGTAAGAAGAGAACTTCTCTTTAAGGAAGGAGATAATTTTTCTAAGGAAAAATTAAAAAACTCTATAAGAAACCTTTTAAATACTCATCTTTTTTACAAAATTACTCCAGAAGTTAAAGAAAAAGATGGGAAAGTTACAGTAGTGCTGAAAACAAAAGAGAGATTTCCCATTGTTCCAATTCCCAAATTTCGGGCAAAGACTAATAGAGCTTTTAAAACAGGTATTGAAATTAGAGACTATAACTTCAGAGGGATGGGAAATCATATCTTTCTTGGTCTAACAAAGTGGTTTAAAAATGAACATAGTGAAAGAAATTTTTATATAAATAGTATGTTTTACAGAATAATAAAAGATAGAATAGATGTTGGTATTACTTTAAACTTCTTTAACAGTTATAACAATGTATTTACAAAAGACAACAAGGTTCTTGGAAACTACGACTTAAAAAGTTTTAAGGCCAATGTTTATATGATTGAATATTTAGATTTAGAAAAAATTCGTAGACTGATGCTCAGTTTTAGACCAGAAATAAACAAGTACTCTAACTGGATAGAAAGTACAAATCAATACTATTTAAGTTTGGGTTTTACTGTAGATAAAACTACAGATATGGTTTATTACACAGAAGGTAGTTTTTACTCTTTCTATATTGATTTTGCAGAACCTAACCTGTCAACAGTTTTTACAGGTAGTTTGATTGGCACATATAGCAATTCTCTAAAAAGAGGAAATATCAACACTCTTTCCTTTGGAGGATCAGTAGGAACGAAAATAGGATACTCTGGAAATGGATTTCTTTTAGATTCAGGTATTCCGGGATATGTTTCAGATAAAGTTAAAGGAAAGAGATTTTTTAATTTTAAGATTTTCTATAGATTAGCACTTATTAACAAGACTGTTTTCATAAAACCTACAATTGCTGGAGGAGACGCTTTTAGTAATATTCCTGATAACTTTCTCATAAGTCCGGGATTTGAAGTGGAAGCTTTCTGGGCAAGACTTGTAGATGGTATCATTAGGTTTAAAATTTTTAAGGGTATTGGTAGTGGAAGTGATGTTCAAACTTCTTTAAAACTTGGCTTTAGGTGGTAA
- a CDS encoding efflux RND transporter periplasmic adaptor subunit: MIKKLFLTIALLVLITSCDREENVQHVEIKTVHGVKVSNVETIKIEKKDSFSGTVIPDKQIMVSPKVVGYLKEIKVKVGDRVRKGEVLAVIDSSEIKPDVKKAKAALKEVEAALREIDKAVEEVKALKSAAKANYNFTQRTYQRFKRLYESEAVSKQKFDEIKTKLEEAKSKLKAIEAKEAQLLEKKKGLLAKKEQVKAELSKASAFLSYTYLKSPIDGIVLKKLVDNGNLIFPQTSVFQLGSYPLRVHAFIDSSYAGKVKVGETLPVKLKNKVIMGKVTEVDKSADPASHKFGIKVDIGNPKGVIPGDYAVVEIPTIKVSEIVIPISAVYRIGAIEYVFVIKDGIANLRVIKTGKRIGNKVIVLSGLHEGEKIAVSGVENLCDGARVEG, from the coding sequence ATGATAAAGAAGTTATTTCTTACTATAGCACTACTTGTCTTAATAACCTCCTGTGACAGGGAAGAAAATGTTCAGCATGTAGAAATCAAAACGGTTCATGGTGTAAAGGTTTCTAATGTTGAAACAATTAAAATCGAAAAGAAAGATTCTTTTTCTGGAACAGTCATTCCTGACAAACAGATAATGGTTTCTCCAAAAGTTGTAGGTTATTTAAAGGAAATTAAAGTAAAAGTCGGTGATAGAGTAAGAAAGGGAGAAGTCCTTGCTGTAATAGATAGCTCCGAAATTAAACCCGACGTAAAAAAAGCAAAAGCTGCTTTAAAAGAAGTAGAAGCTGCTTTAAGAGAAATAGATAAAGCAGTGGAAGAAGTTAAGGCTTTAAAATCTGCAGCAAAAGCAAACTACAATTTTACTCAAAGAACATACCAAAGGTTTAAAAGACTTTATGAATCTGAAGCTGTATCAAAACAAAAATTTGACGAGATAAAAACTAAACTTGAAGAAGCTAAATCAAAACTTAAAGCTATTGAAGCAAAAGAAGCTCAACTTCTTGAAAAGAAAAAAGGATTGTTAGCTAAAAAGGAACAGGTAAAAGCAGAGCTATCTAAAGCTTCAGCTTTTCTATCTTATACTTATCTTAAATCTCCCATTGATGGAATCGTTCTTAAAAAACTTGTTGATAACGGTAATCTAATCTTTCCCCAAACTTCCGTATTTCAGTTAGGTTCATATCCTCTTAGAGTCCATGCGTTCATCGATAGTTCTTATGCTGGCAAAGTCAAAGTTGGAGAAACTCTTCCTGTAAAGCTAAAAAATAAGGTTATTATGGGAAAAGTAACAGAAGTTGATAAAAGTGCAGATCCTGCATCTCACAAATTCGGCATAAAGGTGGATATAGGCAATCCTAAGGGAGTAATTCCTGGTGATTACGCAGTTGTGGAAATTCCTACTATCAAAGTTTCTGAGATAGTCATACCTATTTCCGCAGTTTATAGAATCGGGGCTATTGAATACGTTTTTGTGATAAAAGATGGAATTGCAAACCTTAGAGTTATTAAAACAGGAAAGAGAATTGGAAACAAGGTTATTGTTCTTTCAGGACTTCATGAAGGAGAAAAAATAGCTGTTTCAGGTGTTGAAAACTTATGTGATGGAGCAAGAGTAGAGGGGTAA
- a CDS encoding nitrilase-related carbon-nitrogen hydrolase translates to MRVSVVQFKPTLGNVELNIEKTINFVKAALKEGANLCLFPELSLTGYYLQDLTFEVAFTIDDKRLLPLLELSRKIGIIVGLIEEDENHVFYNSAFYLKDGEIKHIHRKVYLPTYGMFDEGRFVGYGKRVSSFETGFGKGSILICEDLWHFSNLYLAFLQGTKFIFAQSSSPGRGYREENMFGNAEVWKNMGEFYSRMMGSYFFYSNRVGVEDGFVFSGKSFVADPYGNIIAEASSFEEEILTVEINYSLIKSARINLPLLRDERPEIVLENLRRILNEG, encoded by the coding sequence ATGAGAGTTTCTGTAGTTCAGTTTAAACCTACACTGGGGAATGTAGAGCTAAACATTGAGAAAACAATAAATTTTGTAAAAGCTGCTTTAAAAGAAGGAGCAAATTTATGTCTCTTTCCTGAATTATCCCTAACAGGTTACTATCTTCAAGATTTAACCTTTGAAGTAGCCTTTACTATAGACGATAAAAGGTTATTGCCTCTTTTAGAACTCAGCAGAAAAATAGGAATTATTGTGGGTCTAATAGAAGAAGACGAGAATCATGTTTTTTACAATTCTGCTTTCTACTTAAAGGATGGAGAAATTAAACATATTCACAGAAAAGTATATCTTCCTACTTATGGAATGTTTGATGAAGGAAGATTTGTTGGATATGGAAAAAGAGTTAGTTCATTTGAAACTGGATTTGGAAAGGGAAGCATTTTAATCTGCGAGGATCTATGGCACTTTTCAAATCTTTATCTTGCATTCCTCCAAGGGACAAAGTTCATCTTTGCTCAGTCTTCAAGTCCTGGAAGAGGATACAGAGAAGAAAACATGTTTGGAAATGCAGAAGTATGGAAGAACATGGGAGAATTCTATTCGAGAATGATGGGAAGTTATTTCTTTTACTCAAATAGAGTTGGTGTTGAAGATGGATTTGTCTTTTCAGGAAAATCATTTGTTGCTGACCCTTATGGCAACATAATTGCAGAAGCTTCAAGCTTTGAAGAAGAAATCTTGACAGTTGAAATCAATTATTCACTTATAAAATCTGCTCGCATTAATCTTCCTCTCTTAAGAGACGAAAGACCTGAAATTGTGTTAGAAAACTTACGGAGAATCCTCAATGAAGGATAA
- a CDS encoding diacylglycerol kinase family protein — MIKAIRGIIKGIKFALEGWSFAFRNDEHFRINSILSFSGVILSLIFLSDCKALLIALINYLVFVVELINTAIERAVDTATSDYHLLAKAAKDVSASAVLSIGIFALIVDIMFLLPVILKKI; from the coding sequence ATGATAAAAGCGATAAGAGGAATAATAAAAGGAATTAAGTTTGCTTTAGAAGGTTGGTCTTTTGCTTTTAGAAACGATGAGCATTTTAGAATAAATTCGATTTTAAGTTTTAGCGGAGTTATTCTATCCCTTATTTTTCTTTCAGATTGCAAAGCTTTGTTAATTGCACTGATAAACTATTTAGTTTTTGTTGTAGAACTTATAAACACAGCAATAGAAAGAGCAGTTGATACAGCAACAAGCGACTATCATCTTTTAGCTAAAGCTGCAAAAGATGTATCTGCATCTGCTGTATTATCTATTGGCATTTTCGCTCTTATTGTTGATATAATGTTTTTATTACCGGTAATTCTAAAAAAAATTTAA
- a CDS encoding NAD+ synthase, with amino-acid sequence MKDKLKEFLKIKDKTFIRDVLTFFIREEFHKVGFKKAVVGISGGVDSALSAFLGVMALGKENIIGISMPYRTSSNSSIEDARLVANTLGIEFHEIDITPQVDSYYEMFPDADNVRRGNKMARERMSILYDFAHWKGALVLGTSNKSELLIGYSTRWGDGVHDINPLGDLYKTQVWELAEFVGVPERIVKKKPSADLWPGQTDEGEIGLSYHLLDQILAGYVDLRLGEKELIEAGYEKKVVKRVLKLVQNSQYKRRLPIICKISQRTVDKDFLYLRDWGL; translated from the coding sequence ATGAAGGATAAACTAAAAGAATTTTTAAAAATAAAAGACAAAACTTTTATAAGAGATGTTTTGACTTTCTTTATAAGAGAAGAATTTCATAAGGTCGGTTTCAAAAAAGCAGTCGTAGGTATATCCGGTGGTGTTGATTCTGCTCTTTCTGCATTTCTTGGAGTTATGGCTCTTGGAAAGGAGAACATTATTGGAATCTCTATGCCATATAGAACAAGTTCCAACTCTTCAATAGAAGATGCAAGACTTGTAGCAAATACTTTAGGAATAGAATTTCACGAAATAGATATAACTCCTCAAGTAGATTCTTATTATGAGATGTTTCCCGATGCTGATAACGTAAGGCGCGGTAATAAGATGGCAAGAGAAAGAATGAGTATTCTCTATGATTTTGCACATTGGAAGGGAGCTCTCGTCCTTGGAACTAGTAACAAAAGTGAACTTTTAATAGGTTATTCTACTCGATGGGGTGATGGAGTTCACGATATTAATCCCCTTGGAGATCTTTACAAAACTCAAGTTTGGGAATTGGCTGAATTTGTTGGAGTTCCTGAAAGGATAGTAAAAAAGAAACCTTCTGCAGATCTTTGGCCTGGACAAACTGACGAGGGAGAAATAGGTCTTTCTTATCATCTCTTAGATCAAATTTTAGCTGGCTATGTTGACCTAAGATTGGGAGAGAAAGAACTCATTGAAGCTGGATATGAGAAGAAAGTAGTAAAGAGAGTGCTAAAATTGGTTCAAAATTCTCAGTATAAGAGAAGATTACCTATAATCTGTAAAATTTCTCAAAGAACAGTTGATAAAGATTTCCTCTATCTTAGAGATTGGGGGCTGTAG
- a CDS encoding HD family phosphohydrolase — protein MKSMKTETISKLYLYGLIFLSAFFITFVMLPISFVNIPVLKPGDISPVDIRSPISIKVENREATEKAKEKARRKVEPIFIYNKDAEKETEKTVKELKEISPEEKELIKRLLLSYYKKGILSEVPQGYKQIVVITPKGKKKRKVSEFLTKKRLKEQLQKDLSLSLKDKQKVEIITNQIFSDIKPNFIYSKERTEALKKEAELKVKPIYIELRKGEVIVKKGEKVTPSEVEKIEIIRKEKGKGKSLNKYLSIFLLSLTLFYVMTKLYSIISPSAAVTKNIIFSFSVVILDIFLIRIFTFFFKLLFENLNIPIHEGLLYIPVFTSTIFASMFITKKVATLHILPISIIPSFMLSKPEFFIVPVSIGIIFSCFDSRRYKNREAIYKSAFTAGVAITAIQLIILLYYFSFDFDAAFIIYPLLTLFGALITAITVNGLSPIFINIFKFTTDMVFWELINLNHPLLRKLVLKAPGTYSHSVMVATLAEAAAETIGANALLAKTGGLFHDIGKLKNPQAFIENQTNGINIHDKLSPEKSATILRAHVECGEELGKKYGLPVKIIDIIKQHHGTKLMKYFYHKAKEMYGEEKVDEKKFRYPGPKPQFKEAGIVMLADTVEAAVRSMKDKNINLDEFIHKLIMETVEDGQLNQSGLSLKDISLIEKVFKKVLSGVYHNRIEYPDDKSDKRNNKRN, from the coding sequence ATGAAGAGTATGAAAACAGAAACGATAAGTAAGTTATACCTCTATGGACTTATATTCTTAAGTGCTTTTTTCATTACATTTGTAATGTTACCTATAAGTTTTGTTAATATTCCAGTTTTAAAACCTGGAGATATAAGTCCTGTTGATATCCGTTCTCCAATTAGTATAAAAGTAGAAAATAGAGAAGCCACTGAAAAAGCAAAAGAAAAGGCAAGAAGAAAAGTAGAACCTATTTTCATTTACAACAAGGATGCTGAAAAAGAAACAGAAAAAACAGTAAAAGAATTGAAAGAAATTTCTCCTGAAGAAAAAGAGCTTATTAAAAGGCTTTTGCTATCCTATTACAAAAAAGGAATTCTTTCAGAAGTTCCTCAAGGTTACAAGCAAATAGTGGTTATCACACCTAAAGGAAAGAAAAAAAGAAAAGTCTCGGAATTTCTTACTAAGAAAAGACTAAAAGAACAATTACAGAAAGACTTATCTTTATCATTAAAAGACAAGCAGAAAGTAGAAATCATTACCAATCAAATTTTTTCTGATATTAAACCGAACTTTATCTACAGTAAAGAAAGGACAGAAGCTCTTAAAAAAGAAGCTGAATTAAAGGTAAAGCCCATTTATATTGAACTTCGGAAAGGAGAAGTAATAGTAAAGAAAGGAGAAAAGGTTACTCCTTCTGAAGTTGAAAAAATAGAAATAATTAGAAAAGAAAAGGGTAAAGGAAAAAGTTTAAATAAATATCTATCTATTTTCCTTCTCTCTCTAACTCTCTTTTATGTGATGACAAAACTTTACTCAATAATTAGCCCATCTGCAGCTGTAACAAAGAATATAATCTTTTCCTTTTCAGTTGTAATCTTAGACATATTTCTTATTAGAATTTTTACCTTTTTCTTTAAACTTCTCTTTGAAAATCTCAATATTCCTATACATGAAGGTTTACTTTACATTCCTGTATTTACCTCAACTATATTTGCTTCGATGTTTATAACTAAAAAAGTAGCAACGCTTCATATACTTCCAATCTCAATAATTCCTTCTTTTATGCTTTCAAAGCCAGAGTTTTTCATAGTTCCAGTATCAATTGGTATTATCTTTTCTTGTTTTGACTCAAGAAGATATAAAAATAGAGAAGCAATTTATAAAAGTGCTTTTACTGCAGGTGTAGCCATAACCGCAATTCAATTGATCATTCTTTTATACTACTTCAGTTTTGACTTTGATGCTGCTTTTATCATTTATCCTTTATTAACTTTATTTGGAGCACTAATAACTGCAATAACTGTTAATGGTTTAAGTCCAATTTTCATCAACATCTTCAAGTTTACAACTGATATGGTTTTCTGGGAACTCATAAACCTCAATCATCCATTACTTAGAAAGCTAGTACTAAAAGCACCAGGAACCTATAGTCACTCTGTAATGGTTGCGACTTTAGCAGAAGCAGCTGCAGAAACCATAGGAGCAAACGCACTATTGGCAAAAACAGGAGGATTATTCCACGACATAGGAAAACTAAAAAATCCGCAGGCCTTTATAGAAAATCAAACAAACGGCATTAATATACACGACAAACTTTCTCCTGAAAAAAGTGCTACTATACTAAGAGCTCATGTAGAGTGTGGAGAAGAACTTGGAAAAAAATACGGTCTTCCTGTGAAAATAATTGACATAATAAAGCAACATCATGGTACAAAGTTAATGAAGTATTTTTACCATAAAGCAAAAGAAATGTATGGAGAGGAAAAGGTCGACGAAAAAAAATTTAGATATCCAGGGCCTAAACCTCAATTTAAAGAAGCTGGAATTGTTATGCTTGCAGATACAGTAGAAGCCGCTGTAAGATCAATGAAAGATAAAAATATTAACCTTGATGAATTTATTCATAAGTTGATAATGGAAACCGTTGAGGATGGGCAGCTTAATCAAAGTGGACTTTCTTTAAAAGATATTAGTTTAATAGAGAAAGTATTTAAAAAAGTACTATCAGGCGTATATCATAATCGAATAGAGTATCCTGATGATAAAAGCGATAAGAGGAATAATAAAAGGAATTAA